ATGTGACCAAGCCGTATTCCTCTCGGGAACTTATTGCCCGTATCCGGGCTGTGCTGCGCCGCGGTCGCCACGACGACTCCGACGATGTCGAGGATATCTACGAGGAGGTCTTGCGCGGCGGCCCGGTCGTGCTGGACGTCGAGCGCCATGTAGTCACCGTTGACGGCGATGATGTCGCAATGCCGCTCAAGGAATTCGACCTGCTGGAGTACTTGCTGCGCAACCGTGGTCGTGTGCTAACCCGTGGCCAGCTCATCGACCGCGTCTGGGGCTCCGACTACGTCGGCGACACCAAGACGCTGGACGTACACATCAAGCGCCTGCGCTCCAAGATCGAGCGCAATCCTTCCTCGCCGGAGTTCCTGGTCACCGTTCGCGGCTTGGGTTACAAGTTCGAGGACTAGCTCAGCAGACTGCTGCCGACAATCTCCGCCGTCGGTCTGAGAAACCCCGACTTAAACCTCGTCCGGCGCCAGCCCCTCGGCCGCTGCGCGTGTGGCCGGGTGAATCGCCAGCAGTGGGTAGCCACTCGGCCCGAAAGCCTTGGCCGCGCCCGCTATTTCTCGGGCACGGCAGTGCTC
The sequence above is drawn from the Corynebacterium jeikeium genome and encodes:
- a CDS encoding DNA-binding response regulator; protein product: MTEVLIVEDETALAEPLAFLLQREGFEVRMAADGQEALAEFSKAEPDIVLLDLMLPGMSGTEVCKNIRLKSSVPVIMVTARDTEIDKVVGLEIGADDYVTKPYSSRELIARIRAVLRRGRHDDSDDVEDIYEEVLRGGPVVLDVERHVVTVDGDDVAMPLKEFDLLEYLLRNRGRVLTRGQLIDRVWGSDYVGDTKTLDVHIKRLRSKIERNPSSPEFLVTVRGLGYKFED